A single genomic interval of Candidatus Jordarchaeales archaeon harbors:
- the rpl7ae gene encoding 50S ribosomal protein L7Ae, with translation MSKPHVRFKTPSEIASKALECLEIARDTGKIKRGTNETTKAVERGLAKLVLIAENVDPPEIVMHLPLLCEEKGIPYLYVPSKEELGSAAGIDRPAASACIIDPGQAGQLVKDIAEKIAEIRK, from the coding sequence TTGTCTAAGCCTCACGTTAGGTTCAAAACGCCAAGCGAAATAGCCTCAAAGGCTCTTGAGTGCCTTGAAATAGCACGTGACACGGGAAAGATAAAGAGAGGGACTAATGAAACAACGAAGGCTGTCGAGAGAGGACTGGCAAAGCTGGTGCTTATAGCAGAGAACGTTGACCCGCCGGAAATAGTAATGCACCTGCCACTGTTATGTGAAGAAAAGGGCATTCCCTACCTCTATGTTCCAAGCAAAGAGGAGCTGGGGTCGGCAGCGGGGATAGATAGACCGGCAGCATCAGCTTGTATAATAGATCCTGGACAAGCAGGGCAGCTAGTGAAAGACATAGCAGAGAAAATTGCTGAAATAAGAAAGTGA